The Paracholeplasma brassicae genome contains a region encoding:
- a CDS encoding adenylosuccinate synthase: protein MKRLVVFGTQWGDEGKGKITDFLAQRSDVVVRYQGGNNAGHTIVLDGVKFALHTIPSGILSPHIHNVLANGMVINPKGLLEEMKKLEGREYHMHISDRAHVILPYHLLLDGARENKLKQKIGTTKKGIGPAYTDKAERSGIRMCEFINPELFLKRLEEVIPYKNEQLKNFGLEPLSVQDVYFEYKAYAEALKPYVCNTSLLLNNYVKEGKKLLFEGAQGSLLCLDHGTYPFVTSSSPTAASVPINTGLAPWLIEGAVGVTKAYTTRVGEGPLPTELFDEIGERIVERGHEYGTTTGRRRRVGWLDLMIIKHAALSSGLSSIALTLLDVLSGFDELKVCVSYRLEGKELKDIPTDINDLKRVEPIYQTLPGWQEEITHVTSFDELPKNAQDYLLFIEEQVGVPVDIFSVGPDRKQTIFRKNIF from the coding sequence ATGAAACGATTAGTGGTTTTTGGTACACAATGGGGCGACGAAGGTAAGGGTAAAATTACTGATTTTCTCGCTCAACGTTCTGACGTGGTGGTGAGATATCAAGGCGGGAATAACGCCGGTCATACCATTGTCTTAGATGGCGTAAAGTTTGCACTTCACACCATCCCATCGGGAATTTTGTCACCTCACATTCATAACGTTTTAGCTAACGGTATGGTCATTAATCCAAAAGGTTTATTAGAAGAAATGAAAAAATTAGAAGGTAGAGAATACCACATGCACATCTCTGATCGTGCCCATGTGATTTTGCCTTACCATCTACTGCTTGATGGGGCAAGAGAAAACAAACTTAAACAAAAAATCGGTACAACAAAAAAAGGCATCGGACCGGCTTATACAGATAAAGCCGAAAGAAGTGGCATACGCATGTGTGAGTTCATCAATCCTGAACTTTTCTTAAAACGTCTCGAAGAAGTGATTCCTTACAAAAACGAACAATTAAAAAACTTTGGATTAGAACCGCTATCGGTCCAAGACGTTTATTTTGAATACAAAGCTTACGCAGAAGCCTTAAAGCCTTACGTGTGTAACACCTCACTTTTATTAAACAACTACGTCAAAGAAGGCAAGAAACTATTATTTGAAGGCGCGCAAGGCAGCTTGTTGTGTCTAGATCATGGGACCTATCCGTTTGTCACCTCATCTAGTCCAACCGCCGCAAGCGTACCAATCAATACAGGTTTAGCGCCATGGCTCATCGAGGGTGCTGTGGGTGTCACTAAAGCTTACACCACACGCGTTGGTGAAGGACCACTGCCAACGGAACTCTTTGATGAGATAGGTGAAAGAATTGTTGAACGTGGCCACGAATACGGAACAACCACCGGCAGAAGACGTCGTGTGGGTTGGCTTGATTTGATGATCATCAAACACGCCGCCTTATCCTCAGGTTTAAGTTCGATTGCATTAACGTTACTGGATGTTCTTTCTGGATTTGATGAACTTAAGGTTTGTGTTTCCTACCGGTTGGAAGGCAAAGAACTAAAAGACATCCCAACCGACATCAATGATTTAAAGAGGGTTGAACCAATTTATCAAACCTTACCTGGTTGGCAAGAAGAGATCACACACGTGACTTCGTTTGACGAACTACCTAAAAACGCACAAGATTATTTGTTATTTATTGA